The following proteins come from a genomic window of Solea solea chromosome 3, fSolSol10.1, whole genome shotgun sequence:
- the LOC131456599 gene encoding nuclear factor 7, brain-like, with product MSSAVLLHSEDQFLCYICLDVLTDPVALQCGHNFCNKCITEHWDTKAQYDCPACKQVFQQRPQLKVNTFISEMVAQFRHEAERKTSSSNSEQDIITPGEVLCDVCTVTKKKALKSCLVCLATYCETHLEPHLTAPRLKRHQLIHPVENLEDRVCKKHEKPLELFCKTDQTCVCMLCAVLDHKDHQFVPLKEEYEGKKEELMETEAELQQMIQFRRVKIEETKHSVKMSKDDADREKAEGVQLFTALKESVDRGLNKLIEEIEDKQRKAAREAEDTITELEHEVSELMKRHIKVEHVSLSEDHLHFLQSFPSLKTAPPTKDWTEVPVCPPSSYEGTVVRAVAQLEENLREKALQSEVKRVQQFAVDVTLDPDTAHAELVLSDDGKQLYHSGEKKNLPDNPERFSKCVCALGKQSFSTGRFYFEVQVKGKTGWDLGVARSSINRKGPITLSPQNGYWSIMLRNGNEYSGCASHLVGLSLASQPENVGVFVDYDRGLVSFYDVDAAALIYSFTGCSFTENLHPYFSPCLKYGGKNSAPLIICPVTQIE from the coding sequence ATGTCTTCAGCAGTCCTTCTACATTCTGAAGATCAGTTCCTGTGCTACATCTGTCTGGACGTGTTAACTGATCCAGTCGCATTACAATGTGGACACAACTTCTGCAACAAGTGCATCACTGAACACTGGGATACAAAAGCCCAGTATGATTGTCCCGCTTGTAAACAGGTTTTCCAACAAAGACCTCAGCTGAAGGTCAACACTTTCATTTCTGAGATGGTTGCTCAGTTTAGACATGAAGCTGAACggaaaaccagcagcagcaactcaGAGCAAGACATTATCACACCAGGAGAAGTTCTGTGTGATGTCTgcactgtgacaaaaaagaaggCCCTGAAGTCCTGCCTGGTGTGTCTGGCCACCTACTGTGAGACTCACCTGGAGCCTCATCTAACGGCTCCACGTCTGAAAAGACATCAACTGATCCACCCTGTGGAGAATCTGGAAGACAGGGTGTGTAAGAAGCATGAAAAACCACTGGAGCTGTTTTGTAAGACAGACCAGACATGTGTATGCAtgctctgtgctgttttagatCACAAGGACCATCAGTTTGTTCCTCTGAAGGAAGAATATGAAGGGAAGAAGGAAGagctgatggagacagaggCTGAGCTTCAGCAAATGATCCAGTTCAGACGAGTGAAGATTGAGGAGACCAAACACTCAGTGAAGATGAGTAAAGATGatgcagacagagagaaagcagAAGGGGTCCAGCTCTTTACTGCGCTGAAGGAGTCTGTGGACAGAGGCCTGAACAAGCTCATTGAGGAAATCGAAGACAAACAGAGAAAGGCAGCGAGAGAGGCTGAAGACACCATCACAGAGCTGGAGCATGAAGTCTCTGAGCTGATGAAGAGGCACATTAAGGTGgaacatgtctctctctctgaagacCACCTCCATTTCCTCCAAAGCTTCCCATCCCTCAAAACTGCTCCACCCACCAAGGACTGGACAGAGGTCCCAGTCTGTCCACCATCATCATATGAGGGGACTGTGGTGAGAGCAGTAGCTCAGCTGGAGGAAAATCTCCGTGAAAAGGCGCTGCAGTCAGAAGTGAAAAGGGTCCAGCAGTTTGCGGTGGATGTGACTCTTGATCCTGACACAGCACACGCTGAACTTGTCCTGTCTGATGATGGAAAACAACTTTATCATAGTGGTGAGAAGAAGAATCTACCAGACAACCCAGAGAGATTTTCTAAATGTGTATGTGCCTTAGGAAAGCAGAGTTTCTCTACAGGCAGATTTTACTTTGAGGTTCAAGTCAAAGGAAAAACTGGTTGGGATTTAGGAGTCGCCAGATCATCGATCAATAGGAAGGGGCCGATCACCCTGAGCCCTCAGAATGGTTACTGGTCAATTATGTTGAGAAATGGAAATGAGTACAGTGGATGTGCCTCTCATTTAGTCGGTCTCTCTCTGGCGTCTCAGCCTGAGAATGTGGGGGTGTTTGTGGATTACGACAGGGGGCTGGTCTCCTTTTATGATGTTGATGCTGCAGCTCTTATCTACTCCTTTACTGGCTGCTCCTTCACTGAGAATCTCCACCCATACTTCAGTCCATGTCTTAAGTATGGTGGTAAAAACTCTGCCCCTCTGATCATATGTCCCGTGACTCAAATTGAATAG
- the LOC131456598 gene encoding nuclear factor 7, ovary-like: MSSAVLLHSEDQFLCYICLDVLTDPVTLQCGHNFCNKCITEHWDTKAQYDCPACKQVFQQRPQLKVNTLISEMVAQFRHEAERKTSSSNSEQDIITPGEVLCDVCTVTKKKALKSCLVCLATYCETHLEPHLTAPRLKRHQLIHPVENLEDRVCKKHEKPLELFCKTDQTCVCMLCAVLDHKDHQFVPLKEEYEGKKEELMETEAELQQMIQFRRVKIEETKHSVKMSKDDADREKAEGVQLFTALKESVDRGLNKLIEEIEDKQRKAAKEAEDTITELEHEVSELMKRHIKVEHVSLSEDHLHFLQSFPSLKTAPPTKDWTEVPVCPPSSYEGTVVRAVAQLEENLRKKAKALKQSEVKRVQQFAVDVTLDPDTAHAALVLSDDGKQLYHSGEKKNLPDNPERFSKCLCALGKQSFSTGRFYFEVQVKGKTGWDLGVARSSINRKGRITLSPQNGYWSIILRNGNEYSGCAFPSVRLSLTSQPENVGVFVDYDRGLVSFYDVDAADLIYSFTGCSFSENLHPYFSPDPKYGGKNSAPLIICPVTQIE; this comes from the coding sequence ATGTCTTCAGCAGTCCTTCTACATTCTGAAGATCAGTTCCTGTGCTACATCTGTCTGGACGTGTTAACTGATCCAGTCACATTACAATGTGGACACAACTTCTGCAACAAGTGCATCACTGAACACTGGGATACAAAAGCCCAGTATGATTGTCCCGCTTGTAAACAGGTTTTCCAACAAAGACCTCAGCTGAAGGTCAACACTTTAATTTCTGAGATGGTTGCTCAGTTTAGACATGAAGCTGAACggaaaaccagcagcagcaactcaGAGCAAGACATTATCACACCAGGAGAAGTTCTGTGTGATGTCTgcactgtgacaaaaaagaaggCCCTGAAGTCCTGCCTGGTGTGTCTGGCCACCTACTGTGAGACTCACCTGGAGCCTCATCTAACGGCTCCACGTCTGAAAAGACATCAACTGATCCACCCTGTGGAGAATCTGGAAGACAGGGTGTGTAAGAAGCATGAAAAACCACTGGAGCTGTTTTGTAAGACAGACCAGACATGTGTATGCAtgctctgtgctgttttagatCACAAGGACCATCAGTTTGTTCCTCTGAAGGAAGAATATGAAGGGAAGAAGGAAGagctgatggagacagaggCTGAGCTTCAGCAAATGATCCAGTTCAGACGAGTGAAGATTGAGGAGACCAAACACTCAGTGAAGATGAGTAAAGATGatgcagacagagagaaagcagAAGGGGTCCAGCTCTTTACTGCGCTGAAGGAGTCTGTGGACAGAGGCCTGAACAAGCTCATTGAGGAAATCGAAGACAAACAGAGAAAGGCAGCGAAAGAGGCTGAAGACACCATCACAGAGCTGGAGCATGAAGTCTCTGAGCTGATGAAGAGGCACATTAAGGTGgaacatgtctctctctctgaagacCACCTCCATTTCCTCCAAAGCTTCCCATCCCTCAAAACTGCTCCACCCACCAAGGACTGGACAGAGGTCCCAGTCTGTCCACCATCATCATATGAGGGGACTGTGGTGAGAGCAGTAGCTCAGCTGGAGGAAAATCTCCGTAAAAAGGCAAAGGCGCTTAAGCAGTCAGAAGTGAAAAGGGTCCAGCAGTTTGCGGTGGATGTGACTCTTGATCCTGACACAGCACACGCTGCACTTGTCCTGTCTGATGATGGAAAACAACTTTATCATAGTGGTGAGAAGAAGAATCTACCAGACAACCCAGAGAGATTTTCTAAATGTTTATGTGCCTTAGGAAAGCAGAGTTTCTCTACAGGCAGATTTTACTTTGAGGTTCAAGTCAAAGGAAAAACTGGTTGGGATTTAGGAGTCGCCAGATCATCGATCAATAGGAAGGGGCGGATCACCCTGAGCCCTCAGAATGGTTACTGGTCAATTATATTGAGAAATGGAAATGAGTACAGTGGATGTGCCTTTCCTTCAGTCCGTCTCTCTCTGACATCTCAGCCTGAGAATGTGGGGGTGTTTGTGGATTACGACAGGGGGCTGGTCTCCTTTTATGATGTTGATGCTGCAGATCTTATCTACTCCTTTACTGGCTGCTCCTTCTCTGAGAATCTCCACCCATACTTCAGTCCAGATCCTAAGTATGGTGGTAAAAACTCTGCCCCTCTGATCATATGTCCCGTGACTCAAATTGAATAG